A DNA window from Melanotaenia boesemani isolate fMelBoe1 chromosome 6, fMelBoe1.pri, whole genome shotgun sequence contains the following coding sequences:
- the LOC121641452 gene encoding myelin-associated glycoprotein-like isoform X2, whose protein sequence is MDKKRNIMIFCLLMAATCCPVFSAEWKATVVKQLKALVSSCVVVPCSFTHPGGELPASKLRAIWHRLDVKTQNIYHEDPTKILDSFKGRTQLLGKLGQGNCTLEIIEIKDHDNGPFCFRIELVLTPDDPPTKEKVSFVEDCVDLKMHHDDVKPELHQLKTPVQGKPFTITCSVHHTCPSHKPELSWSRGKADEISKIQTNMDFGNWKSESILTFIPEEKDDHTNLTCTAAFNGGLKSSTTITLYVKRTENYNHIIIPVTVAVGTATIFGLLCIFMVKKYKRRIAELQSRDGSMWNRMSRLSRSEEKCILYY, encoded by the exons atggacaaaaaaagaaatataatgatATTCTGTCTGCTTATGGCAG CTACATGCTGCCCTGTGTTTAGTGCAGAGTGGAAGGCCACTGTTGTAAAACAGCTTAAGGCCCTGGTTTCTTCCTGTGTTGTGGTTCCCTGTTCGTTCACCCATCCTGGAGGAGAGCTGCCTGCTTCCAAACTCAGAGCCATTTGGCATCGTTTGGACGTAAAGACGCAAAATATATACCATGAGGATCCTACAAAGATCTTGGACAGTTTTAAGGGCAGAACCCAGCTCTTAGGAAAGCTGGGTCAGGGCAACTGCACCCTAGAAATAATTGAAATTAAAGATCATGACAACGGCCCTTTTTGTTTCCGGATTGAACTAGTGCTGACACCTGATGACCCACCCACTAAAGAGAAGGTCTCCTTTGTTGAAGAttgtgttgatttaaaaatgcacC atgatGACGTAAAACCTGAACTGCATCAACTGAAGACACCTGTTCAAGGAAAACCTTTTACTATCACCTGTTCAGTCCATCATACCTGCCCCTCACACAAACCTGAACTCTCATGGAGTCGGGGAAAAGCAGATGAGATCAGTAAGATTCAAACAAACATGGATTTTGGTAACTGGAAGTCAGAGTCCATCCTGacgttcattcctgaggagaaggaTGACCACACTAATCTCACCTGCACAGCTGCATTTAATGGAGGATTGAAATCCTCCACAACCATCACTCTCTATGTAAAAC GCACAGAAAACTATAATCACATAATCATTCCTGTAACAGTGGCAGTTGGTACTGCTACGATCTTTGGACTTCTCTGCATTTTTATGGTGAAAAAATACAA GAGGCGCATTGCAGAGCTGCAGAGTCGAGAtggcag CATGTGGAATCGGATGTCCAGATTGTCCCGCAgtgaagaaaaatgtattttatattattaa